One genomic segment of Hordeum vulgare subsp. vulgare chromosome 2H, MorexV3_pseudomolecules_assembly, whole genome shotgun sequence includes these proteins:
- the LOC123425696 gene encoding serine/threonine-protein phosphatase 7 long form homolog, producing MFLDPLRDWDVKWSWGSAALAFLYRQLDGACMRSKPTSTLGGFVWALQVWMWERIPVGRNLSLPLEEPWEYPFDGDEERYPTIAHTWANVQWTSIAAMGRYKAYISELDMLTYKQVNWRPYTVLRQFPLSNMCLRDQHLWRVRCPMICFFAVEWHLPHRVSKQFGVQQRSPPDHVETSVILHKTNRQNNKSVINWEEHHIMWVDMWNAQRNARVETDQTPDTDEAAYLRHLEWMRKEYRVIHKGAWTRFDCLDLPPSEAADAAFNNSIRETVGAHLDYGPLHDRVGTELWRCINDSNVVLGRAPGPETDELVRSTLQKVANRCHTLAALLSCHGVSSIDVRARAQDRMDVHSSARPSSSRPHASSSEAHIEEVEEEEETDNEAADSEFMEFWASQTEDAPQPSQPTQSTEETRRASSRNIRRPGWQNTPDGYVTKGKMVAKRGRK from the exons ATGTTCTTGGATCCTCTTCGTGACTGGGATGTTaagtggagttggggttcggcggcactagccttcttgtaccGTCAG TTGGATGGAGCATGTATGAGGAGTAAGCCAACGTCCACTCTTGGAGGTTTCGTTTGGGCCCTAcaggtttggatgtgggagcgtatCCCTGTTGGCCGTAACCTCAGCCTTCCTCTTGAAGAACCTTGGGAGTACCCTTTTGACGGGGATGAGGAGCGGTACCCCACCATCGCACACACATGGGCTAATGTCCAATGGACGAGTATCGCAGCTATGGGGCGATACAAGGCATACATAAGCGAGCTTGACATGCTGACTTATAAACAG GTCAATTGGAGGCCGTACACTGTACTTAGACAGTTCCCTCTGAGCAATATGTGCCTTCGTGACCAGCATCTTTGGCGTGTGCGGTGCCCCATGATATGTTTTTTTGCGGTGgagtggcatcttcctcatcgtgtTTCAAAGCAGTTCGGGGTCCAACAACGCAGTCCGCCGGATCACGTCGAGACAAGTGTGATCCTACATAA GACAAATCGGCAAAACAATAAGAGTGTCATTaattgggaggagcaccacattatgtgggtggacatgtggaatgctcAGAGGAATGCTCGAGTTGAAACTGATCAAACACCCGACACTGACGAGGCGGCATATTTAAGACATTTGGAGTGGATGCGTAAAGAGTACAGAGTTATCCACAAGGGTGCTTGGACTCGTTTTGATTGCTTGGACTTACCGCCAAGTGAGGCTGCTGATGCTGCATTCAACAATTCTATTAGGGAGACAGTTGGAGCGCATCTTGACTATGGCCCTCTCCATGACCGAGTG GGCACggagctatggagatgtatcaacgataGTAACGTGGTACTTGGTCGTGCCCCAGGCCCAGAAACGGACGAGCTTGTTAGAAGTACTCTGCAG AAGGTCGCCAATCGATGTCACACACTAGCCGCTTTACTGTCTTGCCACGGTGTTTCATCCATCGATGTGCGGGCACGTGCTCAAGACAGAATGGATGTACATtcttccgctcgtccgtcttcCAGCCGACCACATGCTTCTTCGAGCGAGGCACATATTgaggaagttgaagaagaagaggagacagACAACGAGGCCGCGGATTCGGAGTTCATGGAGTTTTGGGCTTCGCAGACGGAAGACGCTCCGCAACCAAGTCAACCTACTCAGTCGACAGAAGAAACACGTCGAGCTAGCTCAAGGAACATCCGACGTCCTGGCTGGCAGAACACTCCGGATGGCTACGTCACTAAGGGCAAGATGGTTgcgaagagagggaggaagtga